In Tachysurus fulvidraco isolate hzauxx_2018 chromosome 25, HZAU_PFXX_2.0, whole genome shotgun sequence, the following proteins share a genomic window:
- the gars1 gene encoding glycine--tRNA ligase — protein sequence MLSRATSAVLRSGAGISAAVLFIHTARSQSLSASRVIRPFSLTTCLCKTKKKRNLCLEQREGLNMEGNMEEILAPLRQAVKEQGDLVRQMKTDGAPDVDVTKAVAELKARKKILEAKELSLQTKDDIVDRVKMEDTLKRRFFYDQAFAIYGGVSGLYDFGPVGCALKNNILQAWRQHFIQEEQILEIDCTMLTPEPVLKTSGHVDKFADYMVKDVKNGECFRADHLLKAHLQKLMSDKKCSQEKKHEMEDVITQMDNYTQQELADLFVKYNVKSPSTGNDLSPPISFNLMFQTSIGPGGNMLGYLRPETAQGIFLNFKRLLEFNQGKLPFAAAQIGNSFRNEISPRSGLIRVREFTMAEIEHFVDPNEKVHSKFSNVANLDILLYSSKAQTSGQSAQIMKLGDAVEQGVINNSVLGYFIGRIYLYLTKVGLAKDKVRFRQHMDNEMAHYACDCWDAEAKTSYGWIEIVGCADRSCYDLTCHARATKVPLVAEKPLKEPKVVNVVQFEPNKGAIGKEYKKEAKLVMEHLAVCDECYITDQEKLLNETGEFTIETEGKTFKLTKDMVSIKRFQKTLHVEEITPNVIEPSFGIGRIMYSIFEHTFHVREGDEQRTYFSFPALVAPYKCSVLPLSQNQEFMPFVRELSEAMTKFGVSHKVDDSSGSIGRRYARTDEIGVAFGITIDFDTVNKTPHTATLRDRDSMRQIRAEVRELPEIVRDLANGSTTWAEIESKYPIFEGQETSKKDTTEE from the exons ATGCTGAGCAGAGCGACATCAGCAGTGCTGCGGAGTGGAGCAGGGATTTCAGCCGCTGTCCTTTTCATCCACACAGCCAGAAGTCAGTCGCTCTCTGCTTCACGTGTTATCAGACCTTTCAGTCTTACAACCTGCTTGTgcaagacaaagaaaaagagaaatctgTGTTTGGAGCAACGTGAAGGACTGAACATGGAGGGCAACATGGAAGAGATTCTGGCTCCACTGAGACAAGCAGTGAAGGAGCAG GGCGATCTGGTGCGTCAGATGAAAACCGACGGCGCTCCGGATGTGGACGTCACCAAAGCTGTTGCGGAGCTCAAAGCCAGGAAGAAGATCCTAGAGGCAAAA GAGCTCTCGCTGCAGACTAAAGATGACATCGTGGACAGAGTGAAGATGGAGGACACGCTGAAGCGACGCTTCTTTTATGACCAAGCGTTCGCCATCTATGGAG gtgtgaGCGGTCTGTACGATTTCGGGCCGGTCGGCTGCGCTCTGAAGAACAACATCCTGCAGGCATGGAGACAGCACTTCATCCAAGAGGAGCAGATTCTTGAGATCGACTGTACGATGCTCACGCCCGAACCTGTCCTCAA GACATCAGGACACGTGGACAAGTTCGCAGACTACATGGTGAAAGACGTGAAGAACGGAGAGTGCTTCCGAGCCGATCATCTCCTGAAGG CTCATCTCCAGAAGCTGATGAGCGATAAGAAGTGCTCCCAGGAGAAGAAGCATGAAATGGAAGACGTCATCACCCAG ATGGACAACTACACTCAGCAGGAACTGGCTGATCTGTTCGTGAAATACAACGTGAAGTCTCCCAGCACAGGAAATGACCTCTCACCACCCATCTCATTCAACCTGATGTTCCAGACCTCCATCGGTCCTGGAGGTAACATGCTGGG CTATCTGAGGCCTGAAACCGCTCAGGGAATCTTCCTTAACTTCAAACGGCTGCTGGAGTTCAACCAGGGCAAGCTGCCGTTTGCTGCGGCTCAGATCGGGAATTCATTCAGGAACGAGATCTCTCCTCGCTCGGGCCTCATTCGTGTCAG GGAGTTCACGATGGCCGAGATCGAGCACTTTGTCGATCCAAACGAAAAAGTCCATTCCAAATTCTCCAACGTCGCCAATCTGGACATCTTGCTGTACTCATCCAAAGCACAGACCAGCGGTCAGTCAGCCCAGATTATGAAGCTGGGGGATGCAGTAGAGCAG GGTGTTATCAACAACTCTGTCCTGGGCTACTTCATCGGGAGGATCTACCTCTACCTGACCAAAGTCGGTCTGGCAAAAGACAAAGTGCGTTTCCGTCAGCACATGGACAACGAGATGGCCCACTACGCCTGCGACTGCTGGGACGCCGAAGCCAAAACCTCCTAC GGCTGGATCGAAATCGTGGGCTGCGCCGACCGCTCGTGTTATGACCTCACGTGTCACGCACGGGCTACCAAGGTCCCCCTGGTTGCCGAGAAACCTCTGAAGGAACCC AAAGTCGTCAACGTAGTGCAGTTCGAGCCGAACAAGGGAGCCATCGGCAAAGAATACAAGAAAGAGGCGAAGCTGGTCATGGAACACCTCGCCGTGTGTGACGAGTGTTACATCACCGATCAGGAGAAGCTGCTCAATGAGACCGG CGAGTTCACCATCGAGACCGAAGGCAAGACCTTCAAACTCACAAAGGACATGGTTAGCATCAAGAGGTTCCAGAAGACACTTCATG TTGAAGAGATCACCCCCAACGTCATCGAGCCTTCCTTCGGCATCGGCAGAATCATGTACTCCATTTTCGAGCACACATTCCACGTCAGAGAGGGCGACGAGCAAAGAACG TATTTCAGCTTCCCGGCTCTTGTAGCACCTTACAAATGTTCCGTCCTTCCTCTGAGccagaatcaagaattcatgCCTTTTGTGCGTGAACTAT CCGAAGCCATGACCAAATTTGGCGTGTCCCATAAAGTGGACGACTCCTCGGGCTCCATCGGGAGGCGCTACGCCCGAACGGACGAAATCGGTGTGGCGTTCGGAATCACTATCGATTTCGATACCGTGAACAAGACGCCACACACGGCCACTCTGAGAGACCGAGACAGCATGAGGCAGATCAGAGCCGAG GTTCGTGAGTTACCCGAGATCGTGCGAGACCTCGCCAATGGTTCCACCACATGGGCTGAGATCGAGAGCAAGTACCCCATCTTTGAAGGTCAGGAGACCAGCAAGAAGGACACAACTGAAGAGTAG
- the LOC113660979 gene encoding sperm-associated antigen 6, producing MTQRQVLQVFEQYQKERMKFVQTVAELATRPQNIETLQNAGVLSLLRPLLLDAVPSIQQTAALALGRLASYNNDLAEAVVRGEILPQLVYSLAEQNRFYKKAAAFVLRAVAKHSPELAQAVVDCGGLEALVISLEEFDPGVKEAAAWALGYIARHNGSLAQAVVDAGAVPLLVLCMQEPEIALKRISASTLSDISKHSPELAQTVVDTGAIAHLAQMSLHPDAKLKRQVFSALGQISKHSVDLAEMVVEAEIFPAVLACLKDPDECVRKNISTLIREITKHTPELSQMIVNAGGVAAVIDFLGDSSGNVRLPGIMMLGYVAAHSENLAMAVIVSKGVPQLAICLSEETEDHIKAATAWALGQIGRHTPEHARAIAMSNVLPKLLSLYLGTQSSEDLQVKAKKALKSVLQKCTYLPALEPLLYEAPSNVLKHIICQFSKVLPHDSKARRLFVTSGGLKKVQEIKAEPGSALLEYINAINACYPEEIVRYYSPGYSEALLERIENYQPA from the exons ATGACCCAACGGCAAGTTTTACAGG TTTTTGAGCAGTACCAGAAAGAAAGGATGAAGTTTGTGCAAACAGTTGCAGAGCTTGCAACAAGACCTCAGAATATTGAAACACTTCAAAATGCAG GTGTGTTGTCGCTCCTGAGGCCTCTCCTTCTGGATGCGGTCCCGAGTATCCAGCAGACGGCTGCTTTGGCTCTCGGAAGACTCGCCAGCTACAACAATGACCTGGCTGAGGCAGTGGTGAGGGGAGAAATCCTGCCTCAGCTCGTCTACTCGCTGGCTGAGCAGAAC CGCTTTTATAAGAAGGCGGCGGCATTCGTTCTCCGTGCCGTGGCGAAGCACTCACCCGAGCTCGCACAAGCTGTGGTAGACTGCGGTGGTCTCGAAGCTCTTGTCATCTCCCTGGAGGAGTTTGATCCTGGAGTAAAAGAAGCTGCTGCGTGGGCGCTGGGCTACATCGCTCGCCACAACGGCT CCTTGGCTCAGGCGGTGGTGGATGCAGGCGCGGTTCCTCTGCTTGTTCTCTGTATGCAGGAGCCTGAGATTGCCCTGAAGAGGATCTCCGCTTCAACACTGAGCGACATCTCCAAACACTCTCCAGAGCTCGCGCAAACTGTCGTGGACACTGGAGCCATTGCTCACCTGGCACAGATGAGCCTGCACCCAGATGCCAAACTGAAG AGGCAAGTGTTCTCAGCTCTAGGCCAAATCTCCAAGCACTCTGTGGACCTGGCAGAGATGGTGGTTGAGGCAGAGATCTTCCCTGCTGTACTGGCCTGCCTTAAAGACccagatgagtgtgtgagaaagaacaTCAGCACACTGATACGAGAGATCACAAAACACACCCCTGAG TTATCCCAGATGATCGTGAATGCTGGAGGTGTAGCAGCTGTGATTGATTTTCTAGGAGACTCTAGCGGGAACGTGCGATTGCCCGGCATCATGATGCTCGGCTATGTGGCTGCACACTCGGAGAACCTCGCCATGGCTGTTATTGTATCTAAG GGCGTACCTCAGTTGGCTATCTGTCTGTCAGAGGAGACAGAGGATCACATAAAGGCTGCAACAGCCTGGGCACTGGGACAGATCGGCCGTCACACACCAGAGCATGCAAGAGCTATAGCCATGTCTAATGTGCTCCCCAAACTGCTAAGTCTTTACCTGGGCACCCAGAGCTCAGAGGACCTGCAAGTCAAG GCGAAGAAGGCTTTAAAGAGCGTTCTTCAGAAGTGCACTTACCTTCCAGCACTGGAGCCACTGCTCTACGAAGCTCCCAGCAATGTTCTCAAACACATCATCTGCCAGTTCAGCAAG GTTCTTCCACATGACAGTAAAGCTCGGAGGTTGTTTGTAACTAGCGGAGGACTGAAGAAGGTGCAGGAAATTAAAGCTGAGCCTGGCTCTGCTCTGCTGGAGTACATCAACGCCATTAACGCCTGCTACCCTGAGGAGATAGTCAG GTATTATTCACCTGGATATTCAGAAGCACTACTGGAAAGGATCGAGAACTATCAGCCTGCTTAG
- the hhatlb gene encoding hedgehog acyltransferase like, b, protein MGIKAALPKYELYFYYVVLSLAMLWAASWIFEVSSSNANRKSLKSNIQPGWYYFGRKMDTADVEWMMWFSTFREHIIFALTGHVLFAKICSMLAPQFRSLVFMVYGVLAVLTSMGWTYVTLILSHCVLLYSISLVKLRWLCFTAGLVTLATFKMEPFVSWQAGFVTGDFSLRPVLFYGGCGFTIMRCMSFALENCERKEGHYSILELLKYNFYLPFFYFGPIMTFDKFYIQANNPDLGRKEREMWDISIQALLNLGVIIIMAIIFHFMYILTLPSDMKLLKHLSDWTIAGLAYLNLVYDWVKAAVMFGVINTVSRLDHLDPPKPPKCITMLYVFSETHFDRGINDWLCKYVYNYLGGKHDNMLDELFASLCTYGIMALWLGPSWVVLLWAFFNCFGLNFELWMAKFFSTEPFFTIETAMSESMSRRIRAVFNAFNFWCIVLYNLLVLNSLDFVKLVAKRLLLKGFPLSTITVMFVTYCLVQIIKERERKQALIYDPDPVPTPVPVPPPATVKPQTVVSDADGDPNKEKSE, encoded by the exons ATGGGGATCAAAGCAGCTCTTCCCAAGTATGAGctctatttttattatgtggTGCTGTCCCTGGCAATGCTCTGGGCTGCCAGTTGGATTTTTGAGGTGTCCAGCT CCAATGCAAACCGAAAGTCCTTGAAGTCCAACATCCAGCCCGGATGGTACTACTTTGGCAGAAAAATG GACACGGCTGATGTGGAGTGGATGATGTGGTTCTCCACGTTCCGTGAGCACATCATCTTTGCTCTCACTGGCCATGTCTTATTCGCCAAGATCTGCTCCATGCTGGCTCCTCAG TTCCGTTCTCTGGTCTTCATGGTCTACGGTGTTCTTGCTGTTCTTACGAGTATGGGTTGGACCTACGTGACGCTCATCCTCTCTCACTGCGTGCTGCTCTACAGCATCTCACTCGTCAAACTCCGGTGGCTCTGCTTCACCGCCGGACTCGTCACACTCGCTACTTTTAAGATGGAGCCGTTTGTTTCTTGGCAG GCTGGGTTCGTGACCGGAGACTTTTCTCTGCGCCCGGTGCTGTTCTACGGCGGCTGCGGCTTCACCATCATGCGGTGTATGAGCTTTGCTTTGGAGAACTGTGAGAGAAAAGAGGGTCATTACAGCATCCTAGAGCTGCTCAAGTACAACTTCTACCTCCCCTTCTTCTACTTTGGACCCATCATGACCTTCGATAAATTCTATATCCAG GCTAATAATCCAGACTTGGGacgtaaagagagagagatgtgggaCATTTCTATCCAGGCTTTATTAAACTTGGGAGTTATCATCATAATGGCCATCATCTTCCACTTCATGTATATTCTGACCCTTCCGAGTGACATGAAGCTGTTGAAACACCTCTCAGACTGGACTATCG CGGGTTTAGCGTACCTGAATCTGGTGTACGACTGGGTGAAAGCCGCAGTGATGTTCGGTGTTATAAACACAGTGTCTCGACTGGACCATCTAGACCCTCCCAAACCTCCCAAATGCATCACGATGCTCTACGTCTTCTCCGAAAC GCACTTTGATCGGGGAATCAATGACTGGCTCTGCAA GTACGTGTATAATTACCTCGGGGGTAAACATGATAACATGCTGGACGAGTTGTTCGCCTCGCTCTGCACGTACGGCATCATGGCGCTGTGGCTCGGGCCGAGCTGGGTCGTCCTACTCTGGGCTTTCTTCAACTGCTTCGGCCTCAACTTTGAGCTGTGGATGGCCAAGTTCTTCTCCACTGAACCTTTCTTTACCATTGAG ACGGCGATGTCTGAATCCATGTCTCGCAGAATTAGAGCTGTGTTCAATGCTTTCAACTTCTGGTGCATCGTCCTGTACAACCTCCTGGTCCTCAACAGTCTTGACTTTGTGAAGCTTGTTGCTAAGAGATTACTGCTGAAAG GTTTCCCTTTATCCACCATCACAGTGATGTTTGTGACCTACTGCTTGGTGCAgataataaaagagagagaaaggaagcaGGCTCTGATTTATGACCCTGATCCTGTACCTACTCCTGTCCCAGTCCCACCTCCAGCTACCGTCAAACCCCAAACCGTGGTCTCGGACGCTGATGGGGACCCCAACAAGGAAAAGTCAGAGTAG
- the LOC113660992 gene encoding sperm-associated antigen 6-like: protein MSQKHVLQVFEQYQKERMNFVQTAAELATRPQNIETLQNAGVLSLLRPLLLDAVPSIQQTAALALGRLANYNKDLAEAVVRGEILPQLVYSLANNNRFYKKSASFVLRAVAKHSPELAQAVVDCGALEALVTFLEEFDLGVKEASAWALGNIARHNGSLAQAVVDAGAVPLLVLCMQEPEIALKRISASTLSDISRHSPELAQIVVDTGAIAHLAQMSLYPDTKLKRQVFSALGQISKHSVDLAELVVEAEIFPAVLACLKDPDECVRKNIGTLIREITKHTPELSQMIVNSGGVAAVIDFLGHSRGNMRLPGIMVLGYVAAHSENLAMAVIVSKGVPMLAICLSEETEDHIKAATAWALGQIGRHTPEHARTVAMSNVLPKLLSLYLGTKSSEDLQVKAKKALKSVLQKCTYLPALEPLLYEAPSNVLKHIMCQFSKVLPHDSKARRLFVTSGGLKKVQEIKAEPGSALLEYINAINACFPEEIVRYYSPGYSEALLEKIENYRPA from the exons GTGTGTTGTCGCTCCTGAGGCCTCTCCTTCTGGATGCCGTCCCGAGTATCCAGCAGACGGCTGCTCTGGCTCTTGGAAGACTCGCCAACTACAACAAGGACCTGGCCGAGGCAGTGGTGAGGGGAGAAATCCTGCCTCAGCTCGTCTACTCGCTGGCCAACAATAAC CGCTTCTATAAGAAGTCGGCTTCATTTGTTCTCCGTGCCGTTGCGAAGCACTCACCCGAGCTTGCACAAGCTGTGGTAGACTGCGGTGCTCTCGAAGCTCTTGTCACCTTCCTGGAGGAGTTCGATCTAGGAGTGAAAGAGGCTTCTGCGTGGGCGCTGGGTAACATCGCTCGCCACAACGGCT CCTTGGCTCAGGCGGTGGTGGATGCAGGCGCGGTTCCTCTGCTTGTTCTCTGTATGCAGGAGCCTGAGATTGCCCTGAAGAGGATCTCCGCTTCAACACTGAGCGACATCTCCAGACACTCTCCAGAGCTCGCGCAAATTGTCGTGGACACTGGAGCCATTGCTCACCTGGCACAGATGAGCCTGTACCCAGACACCAAACTGAAG AGGCAAGTGTTCTCAGCTCTAGGCCAAATCTCCAAGCACTCTGTGGACCTGGCAGAGCTGGTGGTTGAGGCAGAGATCTTCCCTGCTGTACTGGCCTGCCTTAAAGACccagatgagtgtgtgaggaagaacATCGGCACACTGATACGAGAGATCACAAAACACACCCCTGAG TTATCCCAGATGATCGTGAACTCTGGAGGTGTAGCAGCTGTGATTGATTTTCTAGGGCATTCTAGAGGGAACATGCGATTACCCGGCATCATGGTGCTCGGCTACGTGGCTGCACACTCGGAGAACCTCGCCATGGCTGTTATTGTATCTAAG GGCGTACCTATGCTGGCTATCTGTCTGTCAGAGGAGACGGAGGATCACATAAAGGCTGCAACAGCCTGGGCACTGGGACAGATCGGACGTCACACACCAGAGCATGCGAGAACCGTAGCCATGTCTAATGTGCTCCCCAAACTGCTAAGTCTCTACCTGGGCACCAAGAGCTCCGAGGACCTGCAAGTCAAG GCAAAGAAGGCTTTAAAGAGTGTACTTCAGAAGTGCACTTACCTTCCAGCACTGGAGCCACTGCTCTACGAAGCTCCCAGCAATGTTCTCAAACACATCATGTGCCAGTTCAGCAAG GTTCTTCCACATGACAGTAAAGCTCGGAGGTTGTTTGTAACTAGCGGAGGACTGAAGAAGGTGCAGGAAATTAAAGCTGAGCCCGGCTCTGCTCTGCTGGAGTACATCAACGCCATTAACGCCTGCTTCCCTGAGGAGATAGTCAG GTATTATTCACCTGGATATTCAGAAGCACTACTGGAAAAGATCGAGAATTATCGGCCTGCTTAG
- the klhl40b gene encoding kelch-like protein 40b: MALPIDPTEEPRMYQQTLLQDGLCDLLENDTMVDCVLKIKDKEFPCHRLVLAACSSYFRAFFKSGVEASKQREIVLEDVEPGVMGMILKYLYTSSINVTEQNVQDIFAIANMLQIPSIFTVCVSFLQKRLSLSNCLAIFRLGLMLDCPRLAVSARNFACERFQLITRDEEFLQLNPSELAAILASDSLNVETEQAVFEALLKWVGCDKESRLEKLPKLLDCVRFRLIPEDYFAEQVEQHEWLRSDPEITKKLQLVKDAYAGKLPEVKKTNKKNKEKKIEEEEGEEEEEEDQEELLPGILNDNLRFGMFLRDVIFMISDTSSVAYDPTGNDCYVASISSQIPKNHCSIVTKENQIFVAGGLFFNEQNEEEQLNSYFLQFDPASSDWIGMPPMPSPRFLFSMGEAENSIFVIGGKELKEGEQTLDSVLVYDRQSLIWGESVPLPYAVYAHGTVSHNGIVYVIGGKADSKQCLNRVCAYNAKNGEWKDLAPMKTERSLFGVTVYKEKIYVVGGVLETGLTGAMEVYDIKSNNWSEFVEFPQERSSLSLITANNSIYAVGGFTVFPGENSEELAPREMTDIWRYDESERKWTGILREIRYASGATVLGVRLNTLRLTKM; this comes from the exons ATGGCTCTGCCAATCGACCCCACAGAGGAGCCTCGGATGTACCAGCAGACGCTGCTGCAGGATGGCCTCTGCGACCTGCTGGAAAATGACACCATGGTGGACTGTGTGCTGAAGATCAAGGACAAGGAGTTCCCCTGCCATCGCCTGGTGCTGGCTGCTTGTAGCTCCTACTTCAGGGCATTTTTTAAATCAGGCGTGGAAGCTAGCAAACAGCGTGAGATTGTCCTGGAGGATGTTGAACCTGGTGTCATGGGAATGATATTAAAATACCTCTACACATCAAGCATCAATGTGACTGAGCAGAATGTACAAGACATCTTCGCAATCGCCAACATGCTGCAGATTCCGTCCATTTTCACAGTGTGTGTCTCCTTCCTCCAGAAGCGCTTGAGTTTGAGCAACTGCCTGGCCATCTTTCGCCTGGGATTGATGCTCGACTGCCCTCGGTTGGCTGTCTCAGCCAGGAATTTCGCATGCGAGCGTTTTCAGCTGATCACACGAGACGAGGAGTTCCTACAGCTAAATCCCAGTGAGTTAGCCGCCATCTTGGCGTCGGACTCACTGAACGTGGAAACGGAGCAGGCCGTATTTGAGGCTCTGCTCAAATGGGTGGGCTGTGACAAAGAAAGCCGCCTTGAGAAACTCCCCAAACTGCTGGACTGTGTACGTTTCCGTCTTATCCCTGAGGACTATTTTGCAGAGCAGGTGGAGCAACATGAGTGGCTGCGATCTGACCCAGAAATTACCAAGAAGCTGCAGCTGGTCAAAGATGCTTATGCTGGAAAGCTTCCAGAAGTCAAgaagaccaataaaaaaaacaaggagaagaagatagaagaagaagagggtgaagaggaggaagaagaggatcAAGAAGAATTACTTCCTGGAATCCTGAATGATAATTTAAGGTTTGGGATGTTTCTCAGAGACGTAATATTCATGATAAGTGACACAAGTTCAGTGGCTTATGACCCTACAGGAAATGACTGCTATGTGGCGTCAATATCCAGCCAGATTCCCAAAAACCACTGCAGCATTGTAACCAAAGAGAACCAAATCTTTGTGGCTGGTGGACTTTTCTTCAATGAACAGAATGAAGAGGAGCAGCTAAACTCCTACTTTTTACAG TTTGACCCTGCAAGTTCTGATTGGATTGGAATGCCACCCATGCCCTCACCCCGCTTCCTGTTTAGCATGGGCGAAGCAGAGAACTCCATCTTTGTAATCGGTGGTAAGGAGTTAAAGGAGGGAGAACAAACGTTGGACTCAGTCCTTGTTTATGACAGACA ATCTCTCATATGGGGAGAGTCGGTTCCTCTCCCCTATGCGGTATATGCCCATGGAACAGTGTCTCACAATGGAATTGTGTATGTTATAGGAGGAAAAGCAGACAGCAA ACAGTGTTTGAACAGAGTTTGTGCTTATAATGCAAAGAACGGCGAATGGAAGGATCTGGCTCCGATGAAGACTGAACGATCGCTGTTTGGCGTCACCGTTTATAAGGAAAAGATCTACGTGGTTGGAGGTGTTTTAGAGACCGGCCTCACTGGCGCCATGGAGGTTTACGACATTAAATCAAACAA CTGGTCTGAGTTTGTCGAGTTTCCTCAGGAGCGCAGCTCTCTCAGTCTGATCACGGCGAATAACAGCATCTACGCTGTGGGTGGCTTCACAGTGTTTCCAGGTGAAAACAGTGAGGAGCTTGCACCAAGAGAGATGACTGACATTTGGAG GTATgatgaaagtgagagaaagtggACTGGTATCCTGAGAGAGATTCGCTATGCTTCCGGTGCCACAGTGTTAGGTGTTCGTCTCAACACGCTGAGGCTCACTAAAATGTGA